One genomic segment of Roseovarius carneus includes these proteins:
- a CDS encoding LabA-like NYN domain-containing protein: MFYKDERLALFIDGSNLYAAGKALGFDIDYKLLRNEFMRRGKLLRAFYYTALLENDEYSPIRPLIDWLNYNGFSMVTKPAKEYTDSQGRRKVKGNMDIELVVDAMELASRVDHMVIFSGDGDFRSLVEALQRQGVRVSVVSTMRSQPPMISDELRRQADNFIELYDLKDVIGRPTRDMPADRPEPVSEMD, from the coding sequence ATGTTTTACAAGGACGAACGGCTTGCGCTGTTCATCGATGGATCGAACCTTTACGCCGCTGGTAAGGCGCTTGGGTTCGACATTGACTACAAGCTGCTACGGAACGAATTCATGCGCCGCGGAAAGCTTCTGCGGGCGTTTTATTATACCGCACTACTGGAAAATGATGAGTATTCGCCCATTCGTCCCTTGATTGACTGGTTGAATTACAATGGCTTCTCGATGGTCACGAAACCAGCCAAGGAATATACCGACAGTCAAGGCCGCCGTAAGGTCAAAGGCAACATGGATATCGAGCTTGTCGTCGATGCGATGGAGCTAGCTTCGCGCGTCGATCATATGGTGATCTTCTCGGGTGATGGCGATTTCCGCTCGCTGGTGGAAGCGCTGCAACGCCAGGGCGTGCGCGTCTCGGTTGTCTCCACCATGCGTAGCCAGCCACCGATGATCTCGGATGAGCTACGCCGTCAGGCCGACAATTTCATTGAGCTGTACGATCTCAAGGACGTGATTGGCCGGCCTACGCGCGACATGCCCGCTGACCGCCCGGAGCCTGTGTCAGAGATGGACTGA
- the folK gene encoding 2-amino-4-hydroxy-6-hydroxymethyldihydropteridine diphosphokinase: protein MEDIDVTESRVCLIALGANLPSKLGAPKETLSAGLAALGAEGLRVAEVSAFYASPCFPAGAGPDYVNAAARLETDLGAAEILAALHRVEAQMGRERVRRWGRRTLDLDLISLGDQVHPDPVRHAEWRNLPLAAQMERAPDELILPHPRMQDRAFVLIPLADVAPSWVHPILGRSVAQMVADLPKEAVEEVQPL from the coding sequence GTGGAAGATATTGACGTAACGGAAAGCCGTGTTTGCCTGATCGCTTTGGGCGCAAATTTGCCGTCCAAGCTGGGCGCACCGAAGGAGACGTTGTCCGCGGGGCTTGCCGCGTTGGGGGCCGAGGGCCTGCGGGTGGCGGAGGTCAGCGCGTTTTATGCAAGCCCGTGTTTTCCGGCCGGGGCGGGGCCTGATTACGTCAACGCGGCGGCGCGGCTGGAGACGGATCTGGGCGCGGCTGAAATTTTGGCGGCCCTGCACCGTGTCGAGGCGCAGATGGGCCGTGAAAGGGTGCGCCGCTGGGGCCGCCGAACGCTTGATCTGGACCTGATCTCGCTGGGTGATCAGGTGCACCCTGACCCTGTGCGACACGCGGAGTGGCGCAACCTGCCCCTTGCGGCGCAGATGGAGCGCGCGCCCGACGAGCTGATCTTGCCGCACCCAAGGATGCAGGACCGCGCCTTTGTGCTGATTCCCCTCGCGGATGTGGCGCCGAGCTGGGTTCACCCGATCTTGGGGCGCTCGGTGGCGCAAATGGTGGCCGACCTGCCGAAAGAGGCCGTGGAAGAGGTCCAACCCCTTTGA